The following proteins are encoded in a genomic region of Candidatus Latescibacter sp.:
- the nrdD gene encoding anaerobic ribonucleoside-triphosphate reductase: MVQAFVGNHAITVIDEERQVCEVWTRVMGYYRPVSEFNIGKKSEHAERAHFQEKKAAV, encoded by the coding sequence ATGGTACAGGCCTTTGTAGGAAATCATGCGATCACCGTTATCGATGAAGAGCGCCAGGTATGCGAAGTCTGGACACGGGTCATGGGATACTATCGCCCGGTCAGTGAATTCAATATCGGCAAGAAGAGCGAACATGCCGAACGTGCTCATTTCCAGGAGAAAAAAGCGGCTGTGTAG
- a CDS encoding anaerobic ribonucleoside-triphosphate reductase activating protein translates to MEQKSFWDIPVAGIQAMTAIDFPGRLACVLFTRGCPWKCRYCHNDSLRFQGECMPWEEIETFLRERVGFLDGVVISGGEPTLHPELRSLLAWIRELGYAVAIHTNGFYPDMLRRILKKNLVDYVAMDIKAPPAAYQRITQTENACFEVSRSISVILESGVDYEFRTTWHPSVLSENELMETMRTAAKIGIKKYYLQQFNGQGVSDRELVDAPFRSFPPAILSEARTLFPVFDVR, encoded by the coding sequence ATGGAACAGAAAAGCTTTTGGGATATTCCGGTGGCCGGGATTCAGGCCATGACTGCGATTGATTTTCCCGGCAGGCTGGCTTGCGTGCTCTTCACCCGTGGCTGCCCCTGGAAATGCAGGTACTGCCATAATGACAGCCTGCGGTTCCAGGGCGAGTGCATGCCCTGGGAGGAGATCGAGACATTTCTCCGGGAACGGGTTGGTTTCCTCGATGGAGTGGTCATTTCGGGAGGAGAGCCGACACTCCATCCTGAACTGCGCAGTCTCCTGGCCTGGATACGGGAACTGGGGTATGCCGTGGCCATCCATACCAACGGTTTCTATCCTGATATGCTCCGCCGCATTCTGAAAAAAAATCTGGTCGATTATGTGGCTATGGATATCAAAGCCCCGCCTGCCGCATATCAGCGTATCACCCAGACCGAGAACGCCTGTTTCGAAGTTTCGAGGAGCATAAGCGTCATTCTCGAATCCGGTGTGGATTACGAGTTCAGAACTACCTGGCACCCGTCGGTTTTATCGGAAAACGAGCTGATGGAAACCATGCGCACAGCGGCCAAAATCGGTATAAAAAAATATTACCTGCAGCAGTTCAACGGTCAGGGAGTATCGGACAGGGAACTTGTCGATGCGCCTTTCCGCTCATTTCCCCCGGCAATCCTCAGTGAAGCCCGCACGCTTTTCCCCGTTTTCGATGTACGGTAA